From a region of the Motacilla alba alba isolate MOTALB_02 chromosome 25, Motacilla_alba_V1.0_pri, whole genome shotgun sequence genome:
- the VPS72 gene encoding vacuolar protein sorting-associated protein 72 homolog: MSLAEGRAPRRTAGNRLSGLLQAEEEDEFYQTTYGGFNEESGDDEYRGEHSDSDDEVDSDFDIDEGDEPGSEQDEAEPRRRRRVLTKAYREPLKSLRARKAEGPRGGAPKSREVKSVPLELQEDGGDSRKHMRQSTTEHTRQTFLRLQERQVQSKRKKGGTSYERPLTQEELLEEAKITEEINLRSLENYERLEADKKKQVQKKRKIVGPVIRYWSLTMPLLPEPGRDDPVDVEGLGPEARPPSPGKCSRTFISFSDDATFERCFPRARAPRLPVRELCPVTHKPALYRDPITDIPYSNARAFRIIREAYRKYVTAHGLPSAAAAAAAAGAAGDSPAARPGRQKIVIKQSVPSA; the protein is encoded by the exons GACGAGTTCTACCAGACCACCTACGGCGGCTTCAACGAG GAGTCGGGGGATGACGAGTACCGCGGCGAGCACTCGGACAGCGATGACGAGGTGGACTCGGACTTCGACATCGACGAGGGCGACGAGCCGGGCTCCGAGCAGGACGAGGCCGAGCCCCGGCGGCGCCGCCGCGTGCTCACCAAGGCCTACCGG gaGCCGCTCAAGAGCCTGCGGGCCCGGAAGGCCGAGGGGCCGCGGGGAGGGGCCCCCAAGAGCCGCGAGGTGAAATCcgtgcccctggagctgcaggaggatgggGGAGACA GCCGGAAGCACATGCGGCAGTCCACCACGGAGCACACCCGGCAGACGTTCCTGCGGCTCCAGGAGCGCCAGGTGCAGTCcaagaggaagaagggaggCACCAGCTACGAGCGGCCCCTGacccaggaggagctgctggaggaggccaAGATCACCGAGGAGATCAACCTGCGCTCCCTGG AGAACTACGAGCGGCTGGAGGCGGACAAGAAGAAGCAGGtgcagaagaagaggaagatcGTGGGCCCCGTGATCCGCTACTGGTCGCTGACCATGCCCCTCCTGCCCGAGCCCGGCCGCGATGACCCCGTGGACGTCGAGGG GCTGGGCCCCGAGGCGCGGCCGCCGTCGCCGGGGAAGTGCTCGCGCACCTTCATCTCCTTCAGCGACGACGCCACCTTCGAGCGCTGCTTCCCGCGGGCGCGGGCGCCGCGGCTGCCGGTGCGGGAGCTGTGCCCGGTGACGCACAAGCCCGCGCTCTACCGCGACCCCATCACCGACATCCCCTACTCCAACGCCCGCGCCTTCCGCATCATCCGCGAGGCGTACCGCAAGTACGTCACGGCCCACGGGCTgcccagcgccgccgccgccgccgccgccgccggagcGGCCGGGGACAGCCCCGCGGCACGGCCCGGCAGGCAGAAAATCGTCATCAAGCAGAGCGTGCCCAGCGcctga